Proteins co-encoded in one Conger conger chromosome 4, fConCon1.1, whole genome shotgun sequence genomic window:
- the c4h19orf44 gene encoding uncharacterized protein C19orf44 homolog — MVSKRARLMMWNRTGTRSSVLERAQAQLSGQRFFNKSEDKSTDELQEYMDALVKKKNMLQVRRTYDDLSDISSDDRVSEHDRPVTGLAGERLLDILTERPRGDAGSRFLKKAPPRAVACSQSPTLTRAGAQTEASRSVASSRRGSQSAALSRLALIEDRFRNRFQAKEGQVADTPALEETPLSTQSSSEQSMLGSRFLKKKKSAPVAQRLEQVKASRPSAPQLSFSGKGVSLDSDEEDMKRLLGGPLDLSDESLPKKDELLAQESPRPAKKLYLKSSQKLTPAHTPSAGRRPPSRAKSRSPSPPSRGSPLRIGLRAQTLRSPSYSVRSSSTVLSPTPSPPNFPSPGRRTASPRVKFLRRSQSSVSAPSEIRSLDELFPDAPPSDDTISEKSESSDEFKINIMSLDDLVPDTLGATQKPVEKKKTKEDSAKKTGSPSLSLNVVLADDTLGEAELWPADAEVEYESDFESEIQTEADQSASEISEHLGQGDRDASAASEVQDGSRRAWESKSERSASYSSRTEGDRSDRSRGDSRRGSYSRSSTSASRSDTVTPPRARRTARQAVREAGVQTQTDGLSYTWTSGWAALGPSVGMAHVDPTPIASHVVSAEAVEALTAYSPAVFALNDMLRQQLTLTRQIMEVSSHLHASLLESLGPANYSYTTLEDTKEFIRRHKSPSLTVEEALEEVLQEMREYHYI, encoded by the exons ATGGTATCTAAAAG AGCCCGCTTGATGATGTGGAATCGCACTGGGACCAGGAGTTCGGTGCTGGAGAGGGCGCAGGCGCAGCTCTCGGGGCAGAGATTTTTTAATAAGTCGGAGGACAAGTCAACTGATGAGCTTCAG GAATACATGGATGCCCTGGTCAAGAAGAAAAACATGTTGCAAGTGAGACGCACGTACGATGATCTGAGCGACATCTCCTCAGATGACCGAGTGAGCGAGCATGATCGTCCTGTGACTGGCCTTGCTGGGGAAAGACTGCTGGACATTCTGACGGAAAGGCCAAGGGGCGACGCGGGAAGCAGGTTCCTCAAGAAAGCGCCACCGCGTGCCGTGGCCTGTAGCCAGTCACCGACGCTCACCAGGGCCGGCGCGCAGACGGAAGCGTCCAGAAGCGTGGCTTCCTCGCGGCGAGGCTCGCAGAGTGCGGCCCTGAGCCGACTGGCGCTTATCGAGGACCGCTTCAGAAACCGCTTTCAGGCCAAGGAAGGCCAGGTCGCAGACACACCAGCCCTGGAGGAGACGCCCCTGTCCACTCAGTCTAGCAGTGAGCAGAGTATGCTGGGAAGCCGTTTCctcaagaagaagaagagcgcTCCTGTTGCCCAGCGGCTGGAGCAGGTCAAGGCTAGCAGGCCAAGCGCTCCTCAACTGAGCTTCTCTGGTAAGGGCGTGAGTCTGGACAGCGATGAGGAGGACATGAAGAGGCTCCTTGGAGGCCCCCTTGATTTGTCTGATGAGAGCTTGCCAAAGAAAGACGAACTCCTTGCTCAGGAGAGTCCCCGTCCTGCTAAAAAG TTGTACTTGAAAAGCAGTCAGAAGCTCACTCCAGCACACACCCCCTCCGCTGGCAGAAGGCCTCCGTCGAGAGCAAAATCCCGAtcgccctccccccccagccGGGGGTCCCCCCTACGGATTGGCCTCCGAGCACAGACCCTGAGGAGCCCTTCCTATTCGGTGAGAAGCTCCTCCACGGTTCTCTCTCCGACCCCTTCCCCTCCGAACTTCCCCTCTCCTGGAAGAAGGACCGCGTCCCCCCGGGTCAAGTTCCTGAGGCGCTCTCAGTCTTCCGTTTCGGCGCCCAGCGAAATCCGCTCGTTAGACGAGCTCTTCCCGGATGCCCCGCCCTCCGATGACACAATCAGTGAGAAAAGCGAGTCGTCGGATG AGTTCAAGATTAACATTATGAGTCTGGACGACCTTGTTCCAGACACTTTGGGAGCAACTCAGAAACCAGTAGAAAAGAAA AAAACTAAGGAAGACTCAGCCAAGAAGACAGGATCCCCATCGCTCAGCTTAAACGTGGTGCTTGCTGATGACACTTTGGGCGAGGCAGAGCTCTGGCCAGCTGACGCCGAAGTGGAGTACGAGAGTGACTTTGAGAGCGAGATACAGACCGAGGCGGACCAGAGCGCCAGCGAGATCTCCGAGCACCtcggacagggggacagggacgCGTCCGCGGCCTCGGAGGTCCAGGACGGGTCCAGGAGAGCCTGGGAGAGTAAGTCCGAGAGATCGGCGTCGTACTCCTCCCGGACAGAGGGCGACCGATCTGACAGATCGCGCGGTGACAGCAGGAGGGGTTCGTATTCGCGATCGTCCACCTCCGCTTCCCGCTCCGACACCGTCACGCCGCCCCGCGCGCGACGAACAGCCCGCCAGGCGGTGCGAGAGGCTGGGGTTCAGACGCAGACGGATGGCCTCTCCTACACCTGGACCTCAG GTTGGGCCGCTTTGGGTCCCTCTGTCGGAATGGCTCACGTGGACCCCACTCCAATCGCAAGTCACGTGGTCAGCGCAGAGGCAGTGGAAG ccctgaCAGCTTACAGTCCTGCGGTGTTCGCACTCAACGACATGTTGAGACAGCAGCTGACCCTGACCAGGCAGATTATGGAGGTCAGCAGCCACCTCCACGCCTCACTGCTCGAGTCCCTGGGCCCTGCTAACTACAGCTACACCACCCTGGAGGACACGAAGGAG TTCATACGTCGTCACAAGTCTCCCAGCCTGACGGTGGAAGAGGCCCTGGAGGAGGTGCTCCAGGAGATGAGAGAGTACCACTACATCTGA
- the calr3a gene encoding calreticulin 3a, whose amino-acid sequence MQVAAVLFVVLFAGFSADAAIYFKEQFLDGDAWSSRWLESKHKSDYGKWKLTSGKFFGDAEKDKGLQTSQDARFYALSSRFEPFSNEDKALVIQFTVKHEQKIDCGGGYVKVFPADLDQAAMHGDSQYYVMFGPDICGYSTKKVHVIFNYKGKNHLIKKEIKCKDDELTHLYTLILRPDQTYEVKIDNEKVESGTLEEDWDFLPPKQIKDPEAKKPEDWDDRAKIDDPTDSKPEDWEKPENIPDPDAKKPDDWDEEMDGEWEPPMIPNPEYKGEWKPKQIDNPDYKGAWVHPEIDNPEYTPDSSIYKFDNIGVLGLDLWQVKSGTIFDNFLITDDVTAAEEFGTETWGATKEPEKKMKEKQEEEERKQTEEKSKKDDEEDEDEEDDGEDEEDEDEEGEEETTDEPSPTEEDEEELPKDIKDEL is encoded by the exons ATGCAGGTAGCTGCGGTATTATTTGTGGTACTTTTTGCCGGATTCTCTGCCGACGCTGCTATTTACTTTAAAGAACAATTTCTTGATGGAG ATGCATGGAGCAGTCGCTGGCTGGAATCCAAACACAAATCAGACTACGGGAAGTGGAAGCTGACTTCTGGAAAGTTCTTCGGAGATGCTGAGAAAGATAAGG GTCTCCAAACCAGCCAGGATGCACGATTCTACGCTCTTTCTTCTCGCTTTGAGCCTTTCAGTAATGAAGACAAGGCACTTGTGATCCAGTTCACTGTGAAACATGAGCAGAAGATTGACTGTGGGGGTGGCTATGTGAAGGTCTTCCctgcagacctggatcaggCCGCCATGCATGGAGACTCTCAGTACTACGTCATGTTTG GGCCTGATATTTGTGGCTACAGCACAAAGAAGGTTCATGTCATCTTCAACTACAAAGGCAAGAATCATCTCATAAAGAAGGAAATCAAGTGCAAG GACGATGAGTTGACGCACCTTTACACTCTCATTCTGCGACCTGACCAAACCTACGAGGTCAAAATCGACAACGAGAAGGTGGAGTCGGGGACCCTGGAAGAAGACTGGGACTTCCTGCCCCCGAAACAGATCAAGGACCCTGAGGCAAAGAAGCCAGAGGACTGGGACGATCGTGCCAAAATCGATGACCCCACGGACAGCAAGCCCGAG GACTGGGAGAAGCCAGAGAACATTCCCGATCCTGATGCCAAAAAGCCTGACGATTGGGATGAGGAAATGGACGGCGAATGGGAACCACCCATGATCCCCAATCCTGAGTACAAG ggGGAGTGGAAGCCAAAACAGATTGATAACCCCGACTACAAAGGCGCATGGGTCCATCCTGAAATTGACAACCCTGAGTACACGCCCGATTCCTCCATTTACAAGTTTGACAACATCGGAGTGTTGGGACTGGACCTGTGGCAA GTGAAGTCTGGCACCATCTTTGACAATTTCCTCATCactgatgatgtaactgctgcGGAAGAGTTTGGAACTGAGACGTGGGGAGCTACTAAG GAGCCCGAAAAGAAGATGAAGGAGAaacaagaggaggaagagaggaaacaGACAGAGGAGAAAAGTAAGAAGGATGAcgaggaagatgaagatgaggaagatgatggggaagatgaggaggatgaagacgaggagggagaagaggagacaACAGATGAGCCCAGCCCAACAGAAGAGGATGAAGAAGAACTGCCCAAAGATATAAAAGATGAACTGTAA